In Arachis stenosperma cultivar V10309 chromosome 1, arast.V10309.gnm1.PFL2, whole genome shotgun sequence, one DNA window encodes the following:
- the LOC130977086 gene encoding uncharacterized protein LOC130977086, producing MPLYAKFIKDMINKSDWKEVEIVVFTKECSSIIQRNLPKKLQDLGSFVIPYRSINFPFGVVEDLLVKVGSFIFPTDFVILDMEEEKNASIILGRPFLATARALIDVQKEVFEARILEDDLDASPEDTLLGIDEPAPQREKLRMLSIEEGPPMLELKLLPPSLKYAFLGDKDTYPVIISSSPSPTKCMHKILLEDDAKQVVQPQRQLNPTMKEVVQKEVMKLWEAEIIYPISGSLWVTPVQVVPKRGGMTVIQNKRNELIPTRLVTRWRMCIDYRRLNNATRKDHFPLPFIDQMLKRLAGHAFYCFLDGYSGYNQIAVDPQDQEKRTFTCPFGVFAYRRMPFGLWAVLGQRQDKLLHIIYYASHVLNDAQKNYTTIEKELLAVIYAIDKFRSYLIGSKEFNIEIRDRKGSENQVADHLSRIEPKEGTLPPTATTETFLDRRCVSDDEAQQMLWHCHSSEYGGHFGGDRKPPRSFKVGSNGRPSTETQGSL from the exons ATGCCTTTGTATGCCAAGTTTATTAAGGATATGATCAACAAGAGTGATTGGAAAGAAGTGGAGATAGTGGTATTTACTAAGGAATGTAGTTCAATCATCCAGAGGAATCTCCCAAAGAAACTGCAAGATCTTGGGAGCTTTGTGATTCCTT ACCGCTCTATCAATTTTCCCTTTGGAGTGGTGGAGGATCTACTTGTGAAAGTAGGGTCTTTCATCTTCCCTACTGATTTTGTGATATTGGATATGGAAGAGGAAAAGAATGCAtccatcattcttggaagacccttcttAGCAACAGCAAGAGCCCTTATAGATGTTCAGAAGG aagtgtTTGAAGCTAGAATACTTGAAGATGATCTGGACGCTTCCCCTGAAGACACTCTGCTTGGAATTGATGAGCCAGCACCTCAGAGGGAGAAGCTTCGCATGCTTAGCATTGAGGAAGGACCTCCTATGCTCGAGTTGAAGTTATTGCCTCCATCCTTGAAGTATGCATTCCTAGGTGACAAAGACACCTATCCAGTGATCATAAGTTCCTCCCCGAG TCCAACCAAatgtatgcacaagatcttgCTTGAGGATGATGCTAAACAAGTTGTACAACCACAGAGGCAActgaatccaaccatgaaagAGGTGGTTCAGAAGGAAGTTATGAAGCTTTGGGAAGCCGAAATTATTTACCCTATCTCTGGTAGCCTATGGGTTACTCCAGTACAAGTGGTTCCCAAAaggggaggcatgacagtgattCAAAATAAAAGGAATGAGCTTATCCCCACAAGACTTGTCACAAgatggcgcatgtgtattgactacaggaGGCTCAATAATGCTACAAGGAAAGACCACTTCCCCTTACCTTTCATCGATCAGATGCTTAagagactagctggccatgccttctattgctttttagatggatACTCTGGATACAATCagattgcagtagaccctcaagACCAGGAGAAGAGGACGttcacttgtccctttggagtaTTTGCTTACCGGAGGATGCCGTTTGGACTCT GGGCTGTCTTGGGACAAAGACAAGATaagcttctgcacatcatttactatgccagtcatGTTTtgaatgacgcacaaaagaattACACCACTATAGAGAAAGAATTACTAGCTGTTATCTATGCaattgataagtttagatcctatttaatTGGTTCCAAG GAATTTAATATTGAGATTAGAGACAGGAAAGGATCGgaaaatcaagtagctgacCATCTGTCAAGGATTGAGCCAAAAGAAGGGACGCTACCACCCACTGCTACAACTGAGACCTTTCTGGATAG GCGTTGTGTCTCAGATGACGAAGCACAACAGATGCTTTGGCATTGTCACAGTTCTGAGTATGGAGGCCACTTTGGGGGTGATAGAAAGCCACcaaggtccttcaaagtgggTTCTAATGGCCGACCCTCTACAGAGACTCAAGGGAGTTTGTAA